One region of Chloroflexota bacterium genomic DNA includes:
- a CDS encoding GIY-YIG nuclease family protein: protein MTNKGDTVFYTGVTNDLKRGVHEHKYKAVEGFTRRYNVTKLVYYEVADSIESAILREKQIKGGSRRKKVQLITQMNREWRDLADEL, encoded by the coding sequence ATGACAAACAAGGGTGACACGGTATTTTACACAGGTGTCACCAACGATCTGAAAAGGGGGGTTCATGAGCACAAGTACAAAGCAGTTGAAGGATTCACCAGGAGATACAATGTCACCAAGCTCGTGTACTATGAAGTAGCCGATAGCATTGAAAGTGCTATCTTAAGAGAGAAGCAAATCAAAGGTGGTTCAAGACGAAAGAAAGTTCAGTTGATCACGCAGATGAACAGGGAGTGGCGAGATTTGGCAGATGAGTTATGA
- a CDS encoding threonylcarbamoyl-AMP synthase has translation MSPETLVIEVDPLNPQREVISRAAEIIRAGGLVAFPTETVYGLGADALNSRAVKKIFVAKGRPLDNPIIVHIAESGQLKVLADSVSAEAVALAERFWPGPLTLVLKKSARVPDTVTAGQHTVAVRMPGSNVALALIRASGVPIAAPSANLSQRPSGTTGRHVFQDLAGRIDLVLDAGPVEIGVESTVLDISTQPPTILRPGAVTVEDLESILGKVALGGHAELLKRSPGTRHRHYSPKAKVTLVAGKSQPEVARLLEQRAAAGRKVGVMTLRPDLYRGKQGVVVAAMSQDLREYARQMFASLRELDEAGVDEIIVEEVEEKGIGVAIMDRLRRAASGK, from the coding sequence ATGAGCCCAGAGACGTTGGTGATAGAGGTCGATCCGCTGAATCCCCAAAGGGAGGTTATCTCCAGAGCGGCTGAGATAATCAGAGCGGGTGGGTTGGTGGCCTTCCCCACAGAGACGGTCTACGGTCTGGGAGCGGATGCCCTGAATTCCCGGGCGGTGAAAAAAATCTTCGTTGCCAAGGGGAGACCACTGGATAACCCGATAATAGTCCACATTGCTGAGTCGGGACAACTGAAGGTTCTGGCCGACAGCGTTAGTGCGGAGGCAGTTGCCCTGGCGGAAAGGTTCTGGCCCGGCCCCCTGACGCTAGTCCTGAAGAAATCAGCCAGGGTTCCCGATACGGTCACGGCTGGCCAGCATACAGTAGCCGTCAGAATGCCCGGGAGCAATGTCGCTCTGGCGTTGATAAGAGCCTCCGGTGTTCCCATTGCTGCCCCCAGCGCCAATCTATCACAGCGACCCAGCGGCACCACCGGCAGGCACGTTTTCCAAGACCTGGCAGGCAGGATCGATCTGGTGCTTGACGCCGGGCCGGTGGAGATAGGTGTCGAATCTACGGTGCTGGACATTTCCACTCAACCCCCCACCATATTGAGGCCTGGAGCTGTCACGGTGGAGGATTTGGAGAGCATCCTCGGCAAGGTGGCTCTTGGTGGGCATGCGGAGCTTCTAAAACGGTCTCCCGGCACCAGACACCGGCACTATAGCCCCAAGGCAAAGGTCACGCTGGTGGCTGGCAAGAGCCAACCAGAAGTGGCTCGGCTGCTAGAGCAACGGGCTGCGGCAGGGAGGAAGGTCGGGGTGATGACCCTCCGCCCTGACTTGTATCGGGGCAAGCAGGGGGTTGTGGTGGCAGCCATGTCTCAGGACCTCAGAGAATATGCCAGGCAGATGTTTGCCTCGCTGCGAGAGTTGGACGAAGCAGGGGTGGACGAGATTATAGTTGAGGAGGTCGAGGAAAAGGGAATAGGGGTGGCAATCATGGATCGTCTCAGGAGGGCGGCCTCTGGTAAATGA
- the hisI gene encoding phosphoribosyl-AMP cyclohydrolase, protein MLKLDEKGLIPAIIQDADSGEVLMLGYMNEESLRKTFETRQVWFYSRSRQELWHKGATSGNYLNLEEVWKDCDEDTLLVKARPVGPVCHTGNRTCFFQELKA, encoded by the coding sequence ATGCTAAAGCTCGACGAGAAGGGGCTGATTCCAGCCATAATTCAGGACGCCGATTCCGGCGAGGTGCTGATGCTCGGTTACATGAACGAGGAATCTTTACGTAAGACTTTCGAGACACGCCAGGTGTGGTTCTACAGCCGCAGCCGGCAAGAGCTGTGGCACAAAGGGGCCACTTCGGGCAACTATCTCAACCTGGAGGAGGTGTGGAAAGATTGCGATGAAGACACCCTGCTGGTCAAGGCAAGACCCGTTGGCCCCGTATGTCACACTGGGAACAGGACCTGCTTTTTCCAGGAGCTAAAGGCTTAG
- a CDS encoding adenylosuccinate lyase, whose product MIERYSRPAMKKVWSDENKFAKWLQVEVAVCEAWAELGVIPQEELRKIKKARFDQKRFEQILKTTHHDVTAFLGSVAESLGEESRFIHLGLTSSDVMDTALSLQMLEATNILEQDVADLVAVLKEKAIEHKHTIMMGRTHGVHAEPITFGLKMALWVEEMKRNAQRLSEAKKVIGVGKISGAVGTYATVPPEVEEKACARLGLSPAPVSNQILQRDRHAQFVTTLAIIASSLEKFATEIRGLQRTETLEAEEPFEEGQTGSSAMPHKRNPELCERVCGLARLVRGHALTAMENVALWHERDISHSSNERITLPDSCLVLDYILSIFTRVMKGLRVYPQRMRENVELTKGLVFSQRVLLALIDKGLSRQKAYELVQRNAMKAWKERTDFLQLLKADGDVISSLPAAELESLFDYQHYLKHVDDIFERLGLA is encoded by the coding sequence ATGATTGAGCGCTATTCCAGACCGGCGATGAAGAAAGTCTGGTCGGACGAGAACAAGTTCGCCAAATGGCTCCAGGTAGAGGTGGCTGTCTGTGAGGCCTGGGCAGAACTGGGGGTTATTCCCCAGGAGGAACTGAGGAAGATCAAGAAAGCTCGTTTTGACCAGAAGCGCTTTGAGCAAATCCTGAAGACGACCCACCATGACGTCACCGCCTTTTTGGGATCAGTGGCGGAGAGCCTGGGTGAGGAAAGCCGTTTCATTCACCTGGGCCTGACTTCCTCTGATGTGATGGACACCGCTCTTAGCCTGCAAATGCTGGAAGCGACTAATATCCTGGAGCAGGACGTCGCCGATCTCGTTGCGGTACTGAAAGAGAAGGCGATTGAACACAAGCATACCATCATGATGGGGCGCACCCACGGTGTCCACGCCGAGCCTATAACTTTCGGACTGAAGATGGCCCTTTGGGTTGAAGAAATGAAGAGGAATGCCCAGCGGCTGTCCGAGGCAAAGAAGGTTATCGGGGTGGGCAAGATATCGGGGGCAGTGGGCACCTACGCCACCGTGCCCCCCGAAGTAGAGGAGAAGGCCTGCGCTAGACTGGGCCTGTCTCCGGCACCGGTGTCCAACCAAATCTTGCAGCGTGACCGCCATGCCCAATTTGTGACCACCCTGGCCATTATCGCCAGTTCCCTGGAGAAATTCGCCACCGAAATCAGGGGACTACAGAGAACTGAAACCCTGGAGGCTGAGGAGCCTTTCGAAGAAGGACAGACCGGCAGCTCCGCCATGCCCCATAAGCGCAACCCAGAGCTTTGCGAGCGCGTTTGCGGGCTGGCCCGGCTGGTGCGGGGGCATGCCCTTACTGCCATGGAGAATGTTGCCCTGTGGCACGAGAGGGATATCAGCCATTCCTCCAATGAGCGGATTACCCTGCCTGACTCCTGTCTGGTGCTGGACTACATCCTGAGTATATTCACCAGGGTTATGAAGGGGCTGCGGGTCTATCCGCAGCGGATGCGGGAGAACGTGGAATTGACCAAAGGGCTGGTCTTCTCCCAGCGCGTGCTCCTGGCCTTGATAGATAAGGGTTTGAGCCGCCAGAAAGCCTATGAACTGGTACAGCGCAATGCCATGAAAGCCTGGAAGGAGCGGACCGATTTCTTGCAGCTTCTCAAGGCTGATGGCGATGTCATTTCATCTCTGCCAGCGGCTGAGCTGGAATCGCTGTTTGACTATCAGCACTACCTGAAACATGTAGACGACATCTTCGAACGGCTGGGGCTGGCCTAG
- the rplU gene encoding 50S ribosomal protein L21 — MVYALIETGGKQYKVSPGQVIKVEHLQVDEGGRVELDRVLLIADGDKVQVGTPLIEGAKVVAEAVGEGRDKKVIVFKYKPKVRYRRKTGHRQQYTKLTIKEITSGEAS; from the coding sequence ATGGTATACGCGCTTATTGAGACCGGTGGCAAGCAATATAAGGTATCGCCAGGGCAGGTGATCAAGGTGGAGCACCTTCAGGTGGATGAGGGTGGCCGGGTCGAACTGGACAGAGTCTTGCTCATTGCAGATGGTGACAAAGTACAAGTCGGCACACCACTGATCGAAGGGGCAAAGGTAGTGGCTGAGGCTGTAGGGGAGGGAAGGGACAAGAAAGTAATCGTATTCAAGTATAAGCCGAAGGTGAGGTATCGTCGGAAGACGGGGCACCGCCAGCAATATACCAAGCTGACAATCAAGGAGATAACTTCGGGAGAGGCATCCTGA
- a CDS encoding DUF1385 domain-containing protein, whose product MSKEFHYGGQAVIEGVMILGQRNMAMAVRRPNGELKLVTKPLPGTFSSGIRKIPLIRGIVILVKTLVIGIRALFESANISLEEEKVEITGIKSWGLLLVSFSFGVALFFLVPVALAHAADPYLHSALLSNVVEGVIRIGIFVLYLGAMNLIPDVRRVFAYHGAEHKVVNAYEHEATMEVVAARGYSTAHYRCGTAFVFTVLILAIIVFALLGHQPMWLRLVSRIVLIPVIAAIGYEITHFGARHADNRAVRVLLAPGLALQAMVTREPDDRQLETAIAALKGVIEADKPEESVSPPEEAVPPAG is encoded by the coding sequence TTGTCAAAGGAATTCCACTACGGGGGACAAGCGGTCATTGAAGGGGTGATGATCCTGGGGCAAAGGAACATGGCCATGGCCGTGCGCCGCCCCAATGGTGAGTTGAAACTTGTCACCAAGCCCCTGCCAGGCACTTTTTCCTCAGGGATTAGGAAAATCCCTTTGATCCGAGGAATAGTCATACTGGTCAAGACCTTGGTAATAGGCATCCGGGCCCTGTTCGAGTCCGCCAACATATCCCTGGAAGAAGAGAAGGTGGAGATTACAGGCATCAAGTCCTGGGGACTGTTGCTGGTCTCTTTCAGCTTTGGAGTTGCCCTCTTCTTTCTGGTTCCGGTGGCTCTGGCTCATGCGGCCGACCCCTATCTCCATTCGGCCTTACTGAGCAACGTGGTAGAGGGCGTCATCCGTATCGGTATTTTCGTGCTTTACCTTGGCGCCATGAATCTGATACCCGATGTCAGGAGAGTCTTTGCCTACCACGGCGCGGAGCATAAGGTGGTCAATGCCTATGAACATGAGGCCACTATGGAGGTGGTAGCGGCCAGAGGATACTCTACGGCCCACTATCGTTGCGGGACTGCCTTCGTGTTCACCGTGTTGATCCTCGCTATCATCGTTTTCGCTCTCCTGGGACACCAGCCAATGTGGCTGCGCCTGGTGTCCCGTATTGTGCTCATTCCAGTTATTGCCGCTATTGGTTACGAAATTACCCACTTTGGCGCCAGGCATGCCGATAATCGCGCAGTACGAGTGCTGCTGGCCCCAGGCCTGGCACTACAGGCGATGGTTACCCGAGAGCCAGACGATAGACAACTGGAAACCGCCATTGCGGCCTTGAAAGGGGTTATTGAGGCCGACAAGCCTGAGGAGAGCGTCTCACCACCTGAGGAGGCCGTCCCGCCCGCAGGCTAA
- the mutM gene encoding bifunctional DNA-formamidopyrimidine glycosylase/DNA-(apurinic or apyrimidinic site) lyase, whose amino-acid sequence MPELPEVETIKNCLLPQVAGRRFTDVTLLWPRLVRAPSPEEFRQRLAGQTIKDVSRRGKYLLFHLSEGEKLILHLKMTGVLLLQPSSASVEPHTRAMLHLDNGADLRFCDQRKFGAIWLVRDEMTVLGKLGVEPLSDDFTPEALGKLLQRHAMPIKALLFDQNIIAGIGNMYADEALFAAGISPLRRAKDLSAEEAKRLHQAIQQVLTAAIGHGGASVNTYQQPDGQRGLAHFFFKVAHRRGDRCYVCHTPIDRITVRGRGTYFCPGCQKP is encoded by the coding sequence ATGCCCGAGTTGCCAGAAGTAGAGACGATAAAGAACTGTCTGCTCCCTCAGGTAGCCGGTCGCCGCTTCACTGATGTTACTTTGCTCTGGCCCAGGCTCGTTCGAGCGCCTTCACCGGAAGAGTTCCGCCAGCGGCTTGCTGGGCAGACGATAAAGGACGTATCCCGCAGGGGCAAGTATCTTCTCTTCCACCTGTCAGAAGGGGAAAAGTTGATTCTGCACCTCAAGATGACAGGCGTCTTGCTCTTGCAGCCGTCCTCCGCTTCTGTTGAGCCCCACACCAGAGCCATGCTTCACCTGGACAATGGCGCCGATCTCCGTTTCTGCGATCAGCGCAAGTTCGGAGCCATATGGTTGGTAAGAGATGAAATGACGGTGCTAGGTAAGCTTGGCGTGGAGCCCCTGAGCGACGACTTCACCCCAGAAGCACTGGGGAAGCTCCTGCAGCGACACGCTATGCCAATAAAGGCGTTGCTCTTCGATCAAAACATCATAGCTGGTATCGGCAACATGTATGCTGACGAAGCCCTTTTCGCCGCTGGAATCAGCCCGTTGAGGAGAGCCAAAGACCTATCGGCAGAGGAAGCAAAGCGTCTGCACCAGGCCATCCAGCAGGTGCTAACGGCTGCCATCGGGCATGGCGGTGCCAGTGTAAACACTTATCAGCAACCCGACGGCCAGCGAGGGCTGGCTCATTTTTTCTTCAAGGTGGCTCATCGGCGGGGAGATCGATGCTACGTCTGCCATACCCCTATCGATCGCATCACCGTCCGCGGTCGGGGCACCTACTTCTGTCCGGGCTGTCAGAAGCCCTGA
- a CDS encoding 50S ribosomal protein L27 — MAHKKGGGSVRAGRDSQSKRLGVKRYAGQKVRAGAILIRQRGTRIHPGNNVGLGKDYTLFALIDGVVKFEPAGRNKRKVSVYTGN, encoded by the coding sequence GTGGCACATAAGAAAGGTGGTGGCAGTGTACGCGCCGGTCGAGACAGCCAGTCGAAGCGACTGGGCGTGAAACGCTACGCTGGGCAGAAGGTGCGTGCTGGGGCTATATTGATTCGTCAAAGGGGCACCCGCATTCATCCTGGCAACAACGTCGGTCTGGGCAAGGACTACACCCTCTTTGCTCTGATTGATGGTGTGGTCAAGTTCGAGCCAGCAGGCAGGAACAAGAGAAAGGTGAGCGTCTACACGGGTAATTAA
- the rpmE gene encoding 50S ribosomal protein L31, with protein MKDKIHPKYYSNAKINCACGNSFITGATKKEIRVEVCSKCHPFFSGEQRIVDTAGRVERFRRRYEKK; from the coding sequence GTGAAGGACAAGATTCATCCCAAGTATTATTCGAATGCCAAAATAAACTGCGCCTGCGGCAATTCCTTCATTACTGGTGCCACCAAGAAGGAGATCAGGGTAGAGGTATGTAGCAAATGCCACCCCTTCTTCTCTGGCGAGCAGCGGATAGTGGATACGGCAGGAAGAGTAGAGCGGTTCAGAAGGCGGTACGAGAAGAAGTAG
- the purE gene encoding 5-(carboxyamino)imidazole ribonucleotide mutase, with protein sequence MPLVGVVMGSKSDEALMQPALDMLKELGIAHEVSVMSAHRSPQKVREYALSARERGIEVIIAGAGAAAHLPGVLASWTILPIIGVPLPTSDLKGIDALLSIAQMPSGVPVASVGIDGAKNAALLAAEILGLKYDSIEKAYEEYRKKLAMG encoded by the coding sequence ATCCCCCTGGTGGGGGTGGTAATGGGTAGCAAGTCAGATGAGGCGCTGATGCAGCCAGCGCTGGACATGCTCAAAGAGCTAGGCATTGCCCATGAGGTCTCAGTCATGTCAGCCCACCGCAGTCCGCAGAAGGTGCGCGAGTACGCGTTAAGTGCCCGAGAGCGTGGCATCGAGGTCATCATCGCTGGTGCCGGAGCAGCGGCTCACCTGCCGGGAGTCCTGGCAAGCTGGACAATCTTGCCTATCATCGGCGTTCCTCTGCCCACCAGCGACCTGAAGGGCATTGACGCTCTCCTCTCCATAGCTCAGATGCCATCAGGAGTGCCTGTAGCCAGCGTTGGCATCGATGGAGCTAAAAACGCTGCTCTTCTGGCGGCTGAAATCCTAGGGCTGAAGTATGACAGCATTGAGAAGGCCTATGAAGAGTATCGTAAAAAGCTGGCGATGGGTTGA